In a single window of the Pyrococcus sp. NA2 genome:
- a CDS encoding antitoxin AF2212-like protein, producing MQVIEAIYEDGVLKPLKKLKLKEHSKVIIKIIDEEELEKILDSMVIEKVEGIDYKKLKEAYYESL from the coding sequence ATGCAGGTCATTGAAGCAATTTATGAGGATGGAGTTTTGAAACCTCTAAAAAAGCTAAAGCTTAAAGAGCACTCAAAGGTCATCATCAAGATCATTGATGAGGAGGAGCTTGAGAAAATCTTGGATTCCATGGTTATCGAGAAAGTTGAGGGCATAGATTATAAGAAGCTTAAGGAGGCTTACTATGAATCACTTTGA